Genomic segment of Acidimicrobiia bacterium:
CAAGTCGATGAACCCCGACATCGAGGTCGTCGGCGTCGATCCGAAAGGATCCATCTACACCGCGGCCACACCGGGCGATGTCACCACCTACCTCATCGAAGGGGTCGGCGAGGACTTCTGGCCGGAGAGCTACGACCCTTCCCTCACCGATCGGTACGAGGTCGTGACCGATGCAGAGGCCTTCGCGATGACGCGGCGCCTCGCCGTCACCGAAGGCCTCCTGGTCGGGGGGTCGTGCGGCATGGCCGTCGAAGGAGCGATGCGGGTTGCCGCGGGAAGCCCCGACCGCCTCGTCGTCGTCATCCTCCCGGACTCCGGTCGCAGCTATCTGTCGAAGATCTTCAACGACGAATGGATGACGGCGGAAGGATTCAGCCTGTGACCGAGCACCGTTTCGAAACCCTTGCCATCCATGCAGGCCAGGAACCCGACCAGACCACAGGCGCCGCGATCACACCGATCTACGCAACCTCCACCTTCGTCCAGGAATCACCCGGCGTGCACAAGGGATACGAGTACTCGCGCACCGACAACCCGACTCGGACCGCCCTCCAGACCCAGCTTGCCGCCCTCGAAGGCGTCGATGCTTCCGACGATGGTGGGGCGGTCGCGACCTCGTCCGGACTCGCCGCGACGGCCCTGATCGGGTACCTGCTCAGCCCGGGGGACCGGATCGTGTTGCCAGACGATGCCTACGGAGGCACCTTCCGGCTGATCGCTCGCGTTCTCGCCCAGCACGGGATCGCATGGACGGCGGCTGACCTGTCATCCCCGGAAGCCGTCGAGGCCTCCCTGACTCCTGACACACGCCTCGTGTGGATCGAGACACCGACGAATCCGCTTCTCAAGGTGGTCGACATCGGCGCGGTCGTCGAGGTGGCTCGGTCCGTCGGAGCGCTGGTTGCCGTCGACAACACCTTTGCGACCCCCTACCTCCAGCAGCCACTCGGACTCGGTGCGGACATGGTCGTCCATTCAACGACAAAGTATCTCGGCGGCCACTCCGACACGGTTGGGGGTGCCATCGTGACCAACGATGCCGACCTGTTCGAACGCCTCAGGTTCCTCCAGAACGCGGTCGGGCCCGTGCCGGGGCCGTTCGACTCGTATCTGGTGCTTCGCGGGATCAAGACGCTCGGCGTGCGCATGGACCGACACTGCGAGAACGCCGCAGCGATTGCGGCCTTCCTCCAAGGCGATCGGAGGGTCGAAGCGGTTTGGTATCCGGGCCTCGCGTCACATCCGGGCCACGACATCGCCGTGCGCCAGATGACCGGCTTCGGTGGCATGGTCTCGTTCACCCCGACCGGCGGCACCGACGCAGCGAGCGAGATCGTCACCCGAACCAAGCTCTTCTTTCTCGCCGAGTCGCTCGGCGGTGTCGAGTCGCTCATCGAGGTTCCCTCGATCATGACCCACGCCTCCGTTGACGGGACGGATCTCGAGGTCCCTGCGTCGTTGGTGCGCCTGTCGGTCGGGATCGAACACATCGACGACCTGATCTCCGACCTTGACCGGGCACTTGGCTAGTCCGGCCAATCCGCAGGGCATCGTCTCGCTCGGGTGGTTCGGTGACTGGGAGCAACGCCGCGCAGCGCACGAGGCGTCGGGCGATCCTGCTCGCGTCGTGCGCCACGACGGTGTCAAGGTGCTCGTATCGGACGGGGTTTCGCTGCGCCATGCGACTTTTTCACGATCGCTGTCCCTCGCCGTCGG
This window contains:
- a CDS encoding cystathionine gamma-synthase produces the protein MDDGGRIQPVTEHRFETLAIHAGQEPDQTTGAAITPIYATSTFVQESPGVHKGYEYSRTDNPTRTALQTQLAALEGVDASDDGGAVATSSGLAATALIGYLLSPGDRIVLPDDAYGGTFRLIARVLAQHGIAWTAADLSSPEAVEASLTPDTRLVWIETPTNPLLKVVDIGAVVEVARSVGALVAVDNTFATPYLQQPLGLGADMVVHSTTKYLGGHSDTVGGAIVTNDADLFERLRFLQNAVGPVPGPFDSYLVLRGIKTLGVRMDRHCENAAAIAAFLQGDRRVEAVWYPGLASHPGHDIAVRQMTGFGGMVSFTPTGGTDAASEIVTRTKLFFLAESLGGVESLIEVPSIMTHASVDGTDLEVPASLVRLSVGIEHIDDLISDLDRALG